A portion of the Macaca mulatta isolate MMU2019108-1 chromosome 2, T2T-MMU8v2.0, whole genome shotgun sequence genome contains these proteins:
- the TEX55 gene encoding testis-specific expressed protein 55, producing MEEPPQEALAEPLEHESPAAPSSAGHTNGQEDDDQKNQAERKADNHTAHRIADQTALRVPSQANFNIFSQTTNGVAEQNGRSTPGQAGHRASDPANVSDLRADDQVDQTPSEQTEGKASSQANNVQYEQSDGQVSGLTEERTAEQIERRLSSQAERVTAGQIDGRLSMPSDQRGSRQTDHRMSGQSQRRASEQMDRRLSDKAEGITSEQITYTLSRLSEKRPSVQIDSGSSIPSDQSPSVQIDSGGSSIPSDQRPSVQIDRRMSGKVRTSVKTDYRLASLVDQGTSEQIDLRSHGLVDHKTSVKTHHQVYGKATELAEHQTIDQAHSNADQPPVDKADYSESDQIDHLADRQANHKDQLSYYERHGQSEDRIFPQLGNSKKDKEADYRVQPCKFEDSQVDLNSKLSVEMETQNATTTPAYHPVDARFTSNFQAKDQALFPRLPSISSKLNHISSQEKTQAVVTKSDEFSEIEQGKSYRIRNQTCRRFPSIVYEDPYQVSLQYMEKHHILQIFQQITENLVYEKPEDPLNFMLCQV from the exons ATGGAAGAGCCTCCGCAAGAGGCTCTGGCTGAACCCTTGGAACATGAAAGCCCAGCCGCTCCCTCAAGTGCTGGCCACACTAATGGCCAGGAAGACGACGACCAGAAGAACCAGGCCGAAAGGAAGGCAGATAACCACACTGCTCACAGAATAGCTGACCAGACTGCCCTAAGAGTGCCTAGCCAGGCTAACTTCAACATATTTAGCCAAACTACCAATGGAGTAGCTGAACAAAATGGGCGTAGTACACCTGGTCAGGCTGGCCACAGAGCATCCGACCCTGCTAATGTTTCTGACCTTAGAGCAGATGATCAGGTTGACCAAACACCATCTGAACAAACTGAAGGCAAGGCATCTAGCCAAGCTAATAATGTACAGTATGAACAGAGTGACGGTCAGGTGTCTGGCCTGACCGAGGAAAGAACTGCTGAACAGATTGAACGAAGATTATCTAGCCAGGCTGAGAGAGTAACTGCTGGGCAGATTGATGGTAGACTGTCTATGCCATCTGACCAGAGAGGTTCCAGACAGACTGACCACAGAATGTCAG GCCAGTCCCAGAGAAGAGCTTCCGAGCAGATGGACCGTAGACTATCTGACAAGGCTGAGGGAATAACTTCTGAGCAGATTACATACACATTATCCAGACTATCTGAGAAAAGACCTTCTGTGCAGATTGACAGTGGGTCATCCATACCATCTGACCAAAGTCCTTCTGTGCAGATTGACAGTGG TGGATCATCCATACCATCTGACCAAAGACCTTCAGTACAGATTGACCGCAGAATGTCAGGCAAAGTTAGAACTTCTGTGAAAACTGACTACAGATTGGCTAGCCTGGTTGACCAAGGAACTTCTGAGCAGATTGACCTCAGATCGCATGGCCTCGTTGACCACAAAACATCTGTAAAGACTCACCACCAAGTGTATGGCAAAGCCACTGAACTAGCTGAACACCAGACTATTGACCAAGCTCATAGTAATGCTGATCAACCTCCAGTTGACAAGGCTGACTACAGTGAATCTGACCAGATTGACCACTTAGCAGACAGACAAGCTAATCACAAAGACCAACTGTCTTACTATGAAAGACATGGCCAGTCTGAAGACAGGATATTTCCCCAGTTAGGCAATAGCAAGAAGGACAAAGAGGCTGACTACAGAGTACAACCCTGCAAATTTGAGGACAGCCAAGTAGACCTCAATTCCAAGCTTTCAGTTGAAATGGAAACTCAAAATGCAACCACTACCCCAGCCTACCACCCAGTTGATGCCAGATTCACCAGTAATTTCCAAGCAAAAGACCAAGCCCTTTTCCCAAGACTCCCCTCCATCTCATCCAAATTGAACCATATTAGTAGTCAAGAAAAAACTCAAGCCGTAGTAACCAAATCT GATGAATTTTCAGAAATTGAGCAAGGAAAGAGTTATCGTATACGCAATCAAACTTGTAGAAGGTTCCCTTCTATAGTTTATGAAGATCCTTATCAAGTTTCACTCCAATACATGGAAAAACACCACATTCTGCAAATATTCCAG CAGATTACTGAAAACTTAGTCTATGAAAAGCCAGAGGACCCCCTGAATTTTATGCTGTGCCAGGTATAG